The genomic segment TATATTTAAATTCCCCAGCAACCTATATAGTTCCATGTCCCGCCTAATTACTTGTTTTTTCTTTTATATCATAGCGTAAATCTTCTCTATAGTCTGTCTATATTCATTTACTTTTTCAATAACTTTTTGATTCTTGCCAATTAAAAATATAGGTAAGGCTAATTGTTCACATCCTCCTATAACCATATTTATTTTAAAAAACTCCTTAATATTATAATGATAAAAATGAAACTCCTCACATAGCGAACACTTAACCTTAATTAATATTTCAGTACCTTTATGTAATTCAACTTTTAAAGAGGGAAATACAGTTTCCATGTTCTCTATTTCAAATATTGTCAGTTCGCAAATTTTGTACTCACCATTAGGATTTTTCAAAGCCATAGCAATATTAGTATCAAATACCAATTACTTCACCTCCATATTTTATACTTCTTATGTGAATTTTTTTACATAAGGATTACTAATCATCACCTGCAGTGCTGAAATGCCGTTAAAACAAATCCATTTTTCTTGGCTATAGTGTTTAATACTAAATTCTATAAATTTAATTAAATTCCTGCTAAATTTAAATTGAAACTATTAGTAAGTTTTATATAAAAATCATTATAATTTAAAATTGTTTAATAATTTGTTATGGAGTAAAAAAATAAAGGGCTGCTTATGTTACTTACAGCCCTTTAACTATATCATTTATTAAGCGAGGCCTTAATAAATGCACTAAATAATACATGTGGTTTATTAGGTCTAGATTTAAGTTCTGGATGAAACTGAACTCCAACAAACCAAGGATGATCTTTAATTTCAACTATTTCTACTAATTTTTCATCAGGACTTGTTCCTGTAAGCAAAAGTCCTGCGTCAATCATTTCTTTTCTATACTCATTATTAAATTCATATCTATGCCTATGTCTTTCATATATTACTTCATCTTTGTACGCTTCATAAGCATTAGAATCTTTTGCTAATTTACATGCATATAGCCCTAGTCTCATTGTACCTCCTTTTTCATCTAAATCTTTTTGGTCTGGCATTAAATCTATTACTGGATACTTCGTCTGCGCATCGATTTCTGAACTATTAGCGGTTTTGAGTCCCGACGCATTTCTTGCATATTCTATAACAGCGCATTGCATACCAAGGCATATCCCAAAGAACGGCACTTTATTTTCTCTAGCATATCGAGTCGCCTGTATTTTGCCTTCAATTCCTCTATCACCAAATCCTCCAGGCACCAATATTCCGTCAACATCTTCCAATATTTCACTTGCATTCTCTGAAGTTATATCGCAGGCATTTACCCATTTAATTTCTACATTGCAATCGTTAAAAAGACCTCCATGACTCAATGCCTCAACAACAGAAATATATGCATCATGAAGTTCTACATATTTTCCTACTAAAGCTATTTTTACATTTCCAGATAAACTCTTTAATTTATCTACCATATTAATCCACGCACTATTATCTATTTCAAGACAAGTAAATTTTAATTTTTTACACACTAGGGTATCTAATCCTTCTTTGTGAAGCATAAGTGGCACTTCATATAAATTCTCAGCATCCAAGTTTTGAATTACGCAGTTCGCCTCCAAATTACAGAACAGACCTATTTTGGACTTCAAATCATCAGATATCTCCTTCTCAGAACGACATACTATGATGTCTGGCTGAATGCCTATACTTCTCAATTCTTTTACAGAATGTTGGGTTGGCTTGGTTTTAAGTTCTCCAGCCTTCCTTAAATATGGCACTAATGTAACATGGATAAAGCAAACATTCTCTATTCCTACTTCATACTTCACCTGCCTTATAGCCTCTAAAAAAGGTA from the Clostridium sp. CM027 genome contains:
- a CDS encoding CTP synthase, which produces MSAKYIFVTGGVVSSLGKGITAASLGRLLKNRGLKVSIQKFDPYLNVDPGTMSPYQHGEVFVTDDGAETDLDLGHYERFIDENLSKSSNVTTGKVYWSVISKERRGDYLGGTVQVIPHITNEIKERVYRVAKEKDVDVVITEIGGTVGDIESLPFLEAIRQVKYEVGIENVCFIHVTLVPYLRKAGELKTKPTQHSVKELRSIGIQPDIIVCRSEKEISDDLKSKIGLFCNLEANCVIQNLDAENLYEVPLMLHKEGLDTLVCKKLKFTCLEIDNSAWINMVDKLKSLSGNVKIALVGKYVELHDAYISVVEALSHGGLFNDCNVEIKWVNACDITSENASEILEDVDGILVPGGFGDRGIEGKIQATRYARENKVPFFGICLGMQCAVIEYARNASGLKTANSSEIDAQTKYPVIDLMPDQKDLDEKGGTMRLGLYACKLAKDSNAYEAYKDEVIYERHRHRYEFNNEYRKEMIDAGLLLTGTSPDEKLVEIVEIKDHPWFVGVQFHPELKSRPNKPHVLFSAFIKASLNK